From a single Lolium rigidum isolate FL_2022 chromosome 7, APGP_CSIRO_Lrig_0.1, whole genome shotgun sequence genomic region:
- the LOC124675561 gene encoding probable nucleolar protein 5-2 has translation MLVLFETPAGFALFKVLDEGKLSKVEDLWKDFASSDKARKVVELKAFNKFENTSDALSAATLLIDSKPSKGLRKFLTKHCDGETLAVADSKLGNAIKEKLKIDCLHNSAVMELMRGLRSQLTELMSGLAEHDLGPMSLGLSHSLSRYKLKFSPEKVDTMIIQAIGLLDDLDKELNTYAMRVREWYGWHFPELTKIVADNIHYAKAVKLMGNRVNAVNLDFSEILEEDVEAELKEAAVISMGTEVNDLDLSNIRELCDQVLSLSEYRAQLYDYLKSRMNTIAPNLTALVGELVGARLIAHGGSLMNLAKQPGSTIQILGAEKALFRALKTKHATPKYGLIYHASLIGQAAPKHKGKISRSLAAKTALAIRYDALADGDDNSMGLESRIKLETRLRVLEGKELGKSAGSTKGKPKIEAYEKDRKGAGALITPAKTYNPAADLVLSTEATPKKSEVASKKRKHEEAEPTKETAAEDGEQEKEKSKKKKKKSKDTEESPAADADGGEKKKKKKSKDSEEVPPSADADGEKKKKKKKSDTEDAAPMETDVSAKKEKKKKKKHADE, from the exons ATGTTGGTGCTCTTCGAGACGCCCGCGGGGTTCGCCCTCTTCAAGGTGCTGGACGAGGGGAAGCTCAGCAAAGTCGAG GATCTGTGGAAGGATTTCGCCTCGTCGGACAAGGCGAGAAAG GTGGTTGAGCTCAAGGCTTTCAACAAGTTCGAGAACACTTCGGATGCTCTTTCAGCCGCTACTTTGCTGATTGATAGCAAGCCTAGCAAGGGCCTGCGCAAGTTCCTGACGAAGCACTGTGATGGGGAAACATTGGCTGTTGCCGATTCTAAGCTTGGCAACGCTATCAAGGAGAAGCTG AAAATTGATTGCCTTCACAACAGTGCTGTCATGGAACTGATGAGAGGGCTCAGGAGTCAGCTCACTGAACTTATGTCTGGACTAGCTGAACATGATCTAGGTCCGATGAGCCTTGGGTTGTCCCACAGCTTGTCTAGGTATAAGCTCAAGTTCAGCCCTGAAAAG GTTGATACTATGATCATTCAGGCCATTGGCTTGTTGGATGATCTTGACAAGGAGCTTAACACCTATGCCATGAGGGTTCGTGAATGGTACGGCTGGCACTTCCCAGAGCTCACAAAAATTGTTGCAGATAATATCCATTACGCGAAAGCTGTCAAGTTGATGGGCAATCGTGTTAATGCAGTCAACCTCGATTTCTCAGAG ATACTAGAAGAGGATGTTGAAGCGGAGCTGAAGGAGGCAGCTGTAATTTCCATGGGAACAGAGGTTAATGATCTTGACCTGTCAAACATCAGAGAGCTGTGTGATCAAGTCCTATCTCTTTCTGAGTACAGAGCCCAGCTCTATGACTATCTAAAAAGTAGGATGAATACCATTGCTCCCAACTTGACTGCACTTGTTGGTGAACTTGTTGGCGCTCGCCTCATTGCCCATGGTGGTAGTTTGATGAATCTGGCGAAGCAGCCTGGCAGCACTATTCAGATACTGGGGGCAGAGAAG GCCTTGTTCAGAGCTCTGAAGACAAAGCATGCTACACCAAAGTACGGTCTCATCTATCATGCATCATTAATTGGACAGGCGGCTCCGAAGCACAAGGGAAAGATCTCTCGGTCGCTTGCTGCTAAGACCGCACTGGCCATAAGATATGATGCCCTTGCTGATGGTGACGATAACTCCATGGGTCTTGAGAGCAGGATCAAG CTTGAAACACGGCTTCGCGTCCTTGAGGGTAAGGAGTTAGGAAAGTCTGCGGGTTCCACTAAAGGAAAGCCCAAGATAGAAGCATATGAGAAGGACCGGAAGGGTGCTGGGGCTTTAATCACACCTGCTAAA ACTTACAACCCAGCAGCAGATCTAGTGCTCTCCACTGAAGCAACACCAAAGAAGTCAGAAGTGGCTTCAAAGAAGAGGAAACATGAAGAGGCAGAACCTACAAAGGAGACAGCTGCAGAGGATGGCGAGCAGGAGAAGGAGaagtcaaagaagaagaagaagaaatctaAGGACACCGAGGAGTCACCAGCAGCTGATGCCGACGGcggagagaagaaaaagaagaagaagagcaaggacAGCGAGGAGGTTCCTCCTTCAGCTGATGCGGAtggcgagaagaagaaaaagaagaagaaatctgACACGGAGGATGCCGCCCCCATGGAAACCGATGTATCTgccaagaaggagaagaagaaaaagaagaagcacgCTGATGAGTGA